The following are encoded together in the Daucus carota subsp. sativus chromosome 5, DH1 v3.0, whole genome shotgun sequence genome:
- the LOC108221351 gene encoding protein FAR1-RELATED SEQUENCE 5-like yields the protein MDLNSGFGDKIAQNFDANTLPMDVVAIEDDDLSLGEVNDLSSRKYVSPGSTTYWLPCMVDSKPNVGKSFRSIDEAAHFYVDYGRSCGFDIRRGSEKRYRDGRIQSKRFHCSREGFYFKNGENNDDGSFCSKQKRKSMFTRCGCPAMIVVKHTKGSIYEITLFIEQHNHRFASADGKKFLKANRSMTVAHQNFAFDCSKVRIGPARAFGLMKEFVGGYDQIGATVVDFKNWNRDLKNIIGNADAQVILNKFQSLKDSSNGRFYYEHDVDESGKLTKLFWADCVGRRNYDVFGDVISVDATFSTNKYNMVFVPICGVDNHRKCVTFGAGLLSKEDIAHYKWIFQALLNCMGRHPLCILTDQCAAMKQAIADVFDKEKTRHRLCMWHIMKKFPSKVGVVLAMDGGFLSKLKPFVWGENLDISEFEAGWKSLMDEFKMTDNEWLCDMYECRHLWIPAYFKEDPLLGILRTTSWSEILSMF from the exons ATGGACTTGAATTCAG GTTTTGGTGATAAAATTGCTCAAAACTTTGATGCTAATACATTGCCTATGGATGTTGTGGCTATAGAAGACGATGATTTGTCTTTGGGAGAAGTTAATGATTTGTCTTCGCGTAAATATGTATCTCCAGGTTCTACAACGTATTGGTTGCCTTGTATGGTTGATAGTAAACCTAATGTTGGAAAATCATTTAGGAGTATAGATGAGGCTGCACATTTTTATGTTGATTATGGTCGTTCTTGTGGATTTGATATTAGGCGTGGTAGTGAGAAGCGATATCGAGATGGACGTATTCAATCAAAACGTTTTCACTGTTCACGAGAAggcttttattttaaaaatggtgAGAATAATGATGATGGCTCATTTTGTTCAAAACAAAAGAGGAAAAGTATGTTTACTAGATGTGGATGTCCTGCTATGATTGTGGTGAAACATACGAAGGGTTCAATATATGAGATTACTTTGTTTATTGAACAACATAATCATAGGTTTGCTAGTGCTGATGGTAAGAAGTTTTTGAAGGCAAACCGGTCAATGACTGTTGCACATCAAAATTTTGCATTTGATTGTTCAAAAGTCAGAATAGGTCCTGCTCGTGCGTTTGGTTTAATGAAAGAGTTTGTAGGAGGGTATGACCAGATTGGTGCAACAgttgttgattttaaaaattggaatagagacttgaagaacaTAATTGGGAATGCAGATGCACAAGTAATATTGAATAAATTTCAATCTTTGAAGGATTCTTCTAATGGCAGATTCTACTATGAACATGATGTGGATGAGTCTGGAAAATTGACAAAGTTATTTTGGGCAGATTGTGTTGGTCGTAGAAACTATGATGTGTTTGGTGATGTTATTTCAGTAGATGCCACATTTAGTACTAACAA GTATAACATGGTTTTTGTTCCAATCTGTGGTGTTGACAATCATAGAAAGTGTGTAACTTTTGGTGCTGGTCTACTTTCAAAAGAAGATATAGCTCATTACAAATGGATTTTTCAAGCTTTACTAAATTGTATGGGGCGACATCCATTATGCATATTGACTGATCAATGTGCTGCAATGAAACAAGCAATTGCTGATGTGtttgataaagaaaagacaaggcATCGTCTTTGTATGTGGCACATCATGAAAAAATTTCCATCCAAG gTTGGTGTGGTATTGGCAATGGATGGTGGATTTTTATCAAAGCTTAAACCTTTTGTATGGGGTGAAAATTTGGATATATCTGAGTTTGAAGCTGGTTGGAAATCTTTGATGGATGAGTTTAAGATGACTGACAATGAGTGGTTGTGTGATATGTATGAAT